The Oryzihumus leptocrescens sequence TGGGTGATCCGCTCGTCCTGGCGGGACACCCGGTCGAGGTACTCCCGCGACTTGGTGACCTCGTTCTCCAGCGTGCCGATCGTGGCGGCCATCGTGTCCAGGGCCTGCACCTTGAACGTGTCGATGGCATCCATGGTCTGGTAGATGTTCTGGAACGCCGCCTGCAGCTGCGGCAGGCCGATCGTCGCCGAGGCCGCCTGCTGCTGCACCTGGACCGAGTTGTCGCGCAACATCTCCGAGGTCCGCTGGATCATGTCCGAGGTCGTCGTGTTGAGCGCGGTGATCTGGTCGAGCACGAGCTTCTGGTTGCCCAGGGCCTGGGCGACGATGACCGCGGTGCGCAGCGCCGAGACCGTGGTCGTGGAGGCCCGGTCGACGCCCTTGATCAGCTCGAGGTTGTTCTTGATGACGATGTCGATGGCCAGGTAGTTCTGGATCGACACGGCGAGCTGGGTCAGCAGGTCCTGGTGCTTCTGGCGGACGTAGAACAGGACGTCGTCGCGGACCGCGGCCGCCTTGTCGGGGTCGCTGGCCTGCAGGTCCGCGATCGCCGCCGCCAGCCGGGAGTCGAGCCGCTCGGCGACGTAGACGTACTGGTTGAGCCGGGCCATCGCGTCCCAGAGCTGCTGCTTCTCGAGGTTCAGCGCGGCGTTGTCCTTGCCGAGCTCGTCCTGCCCGTCGCGCAGGGCGTGCAGGATCGCCTCGAGGTGGCTCTGGGCGCTCTGGTAGCGCCGGAAGTAGTCGGTCATGCGGTCGCCGAAGGGGATCACGCCGAGCAGCCGGCGGGCACCCTGGGCCTGCTTCGGGTCCAGGTCCTCCACGGTGCGGCGCAGCTCGAGCAGCGTGGACCCGACCTTGGAGCCCTCGCTGAGCCCGCCCTCCTTCATCGCCCGCACCGGTGAGCTGAGCAGCCGGTTGGAGGTCTCGGCGGTGCGGCGGATGTCCTCGTCGCCCATGGTCCGCACGTCGGTGGCCTTGGCCGTGAACTCCGGGGACCGCGGGGCGGCGGCCATGAGCGAGCCCAGGTAGGCGTCGACCTTGGCGTCCAGGCCGGGCAGGGCGGCGGCCTCGACCGCGGGCGCGAGCCGCGGGGCGGTGGTGGCGGCCACCGGCTGCGGTGGCGCCGGCGCGGTCAGCGTCAGGACCGGCTCACCGGGCACGACCGCGGGCGGCTGGAGCGGG is a genomic window containing:
- a CDS encoding toxic anion resistance protein, whose protein sequence is MTEPSQAPLQPPAVVPGEPVLTLTAPAPPQPVAATTAPRLAPAVEAAALPGLDAKVDAYLGSLMAAAPRSPEFTAKATDVRTMGDEDIRRTAETSNRLLSSPVRAMKEGGLSEGSKVGSTLLELRRTVEDLDPKQAQGARRLLGVIPFGDRMTDYFRRYQSAQSHLEAILHALRDGQDELGKDNAALNLEKQQLWDAMARLNQYVYVAERLDSRLAAAIADLQASDPDKAAAVRDDVLFYVRQKHQDLLTQLAVSIQNYLAIDIVIKNNLELIKGVDRASTTTVSALRTAVIVAQALGNQKLVLDQITALNTTTSDMIQRTSEMLRDNSVQVQQQAASATIGLPQLQAAFQNIYQTMDAIDTFKVQALDTMAATIGTLENEVTKSREYLDRVSRQDERITHGSLDLGLPGGRR